In Selenomonas dianae, a genomic segment contains:
- a CDS encoding TOBE domain-containing protein → MKLSARNQLKGKIVSIEKGAVNGIVGIELKGGDVITSTISLNSINELGLEVGKEAYAVIKATSVMVGVDHHHC, encoded by the coding sequence ATGAAACTCAGTGCACGCAATCAGCTCAAGGGCAAGATTGTCTCCATCGAGAAGGGTGCCGTCAACGGCATCGTCGGCATCGAGCTGAAGGGCGGCGACGTCATCACCTCGACCATCAGCCTGAACTCCATCAACGAGCTCGGTCTTGAGGTCGGCAAGGAGGCGTATGCCGTCATCAAGGCGACGTCCGTCATGGTCGGCGTCGATCATCATCACTGCTAA
- a CDS encoding LPP20 family lipoprotein translates to MHIVKSFALAALMLALIICTSGTSAAAAQWDGGNIRAQGLGIAPPNTVSYAQARALARRAAITDAYRQLAEQIQGVSVDANTTVENLMVTNTTVSTHVSALIKDAQIIEEKSQSDGSYTVTIEIPVYGADSLAGTIFTPNKTPERWTAPESVYAPYKPAAYDTSGSGTYDRGKTTTTAAAPAQRTPASSSAAAAPKGRAVGGYTGVIIDCTGLGLRPVMSPVVKTDSGRPIYGYKNLDSDKVVANGMASYVRDAADATRAGTNPLRLRAVAVDSGANPVLSADDANRLLLENGASGFLDATNVVFIR, encoded by the coding sequence ATGCACATTGTAAAATCCTTCGCACTTGCAGCGCTCATGCTTGCGCTCATCATCTGCACCTCCGGCACGAGTGCGGCGGCGGCGCAGTGGGACGGCGGCAACATCCGCGCCCAAGGGCTCGGCATCGCACCGCCGAACACGGTGAGCTACGCACAGGCGCGCGCACTTGCACGCCGCGCGGCGATCACCGATGCCTACCGTCAGCTCGCCGAGCAGATCCAGGGCGTGAGCGTCGATGCGAACACGACGGTCGAGAACCTCATGGTGACGAACACGACCGTCAGCACCCACGTCAGCGCACTCATCAAGGACGCGCAGATCATCGAGGAAAAGTCGCAGTCCGACGGCTCCTACACCGTGACCATCGAGATCCCCGTCTACGGTGCGGACTCCCTGGCAGGCACGATCTTCACCCCGAACAAGACCCCCGAGCGCTGGACTGCGCCCGAGAGCGTCTACGCGCCCTACAAGCCCGCAGCCTACGACACGAGCGGCAGCGGCACCTACGACCGCGGCAAAACCACAACGACCGCAGCCGCACCGGCACAGCGCACGCCCGCTTCCTCCTCTGCCGCAGCAGCGCCCAAGGGACGCGCCGTCGGCGGCTACACCGGGGTCATCATCGACTGCACAGGGCTCGGTCTGCGCCCCGTCATGAGCCCCGTCGTCAAGACGGACAGCGGCCGCCCCATCTACGGCTACAAGAACCTCGACAGTGACAAGGTCGTCGCAAACGGCATGGCATCCTACGTCCGCGATGCGGCAGATGCGACGCGTGCGGGCACGAACCCGCTGCGTCTGCGTGCCGTCGCCGTGGACAGCGGGGCGAACCCCGTGCTCTCGGCGGACGATGCGAACCGTCTGCTTCTCGAAAACGGCGCGAGCGGCTTCCTCGACGCGACGAACGTCGTCTTTATCCGCTGA
- a CDS encoding lipase family protein, with protein MRFLRFLVFFAVLLAPLHVLAAPSDLPSLLFVTAAASEAAYSGELPELLRARLVAAGWRIASYETAGEKGTVGRFFHMVRTDEDGAETHLIAFPGTERGSDVWTDLRLGRAAFGGDSPAEFLAVRDMRVTERREMPLVHRGFLDYTQAALFTDVLPAYGNRTAGEVLAAELRAHPSMRIYLTGHSLGGAAAVLAAARLSDLGVSPEQLVVTTFGAPAVGNAAFVRRYEGRFTLHRVVMRGDPMKDVLAAPLGFRQFGQRIPWSPARSVAKFPHALIVYVDAAIRQLYDAYGGDNAYLFLMGLPNRAEGHTLYVTPVETDLDETLAEDAPYMMAVLRDALHVQNAAIVFAAGGGGLSADGMLSGLRDHLAAARAAGAEQMVAYRIAGAKIRDARETYRLTLERAVYDMDGNLIAATSRSARTGMLTPIETVLYLFAQD; from the coding sequence ATGCGTTTTTTGCGATTTTTGGTGTTTTTTGCGGTGCTTCTTGCGCCGCTGCACGTGCTGGCTGCACCCTCTGATCTCCCTTCGCTGCTCTTCGTGACGGCGGCGGCATCGGAGGCGGCGTACAGTGGGGAGCTGCCGGAGCTGCTGCGTGCGCGTCTCGTCGCTGCGGGCTGGCGGATTGCATCGTATGAGACGGCGGGGGAAAAGGGGACGGTCGGACGGTTCTTCCACATGGTGCGGACGGATGAGGATGGAGCGGAGACGCATCTCATCGCCTTTCCGGGGACGGAGCGCGGGAGTGATGTGTGGACGGATCTGCGGCTCGGGCGTGCCGCGTTCGGCGGGGACAGTCCTGCGGAGTTCCTTGCCGTGCGCGATATGCGTGTGACGGAGCGCAGGGAGATGCCGCTCGTCCACCGTGGCTTCCTCGACTACACGCAGGCGGCACTCTTTACGGATGTGCTGCCTGCATATGGGAATCGGACGGCAGGGGAGGTGTTGGCGGCGGAGCTGCGTGCACATCCCTCGATGCGGATCTATCTGACGGGGCACAGCCTCGGCGGAGCGGCGGCAGTCCTTGCGGCGGCGCGTCTCTCGGATCTGGGTGTTTCACCAGAGCAGCTTGTTGTGACGACGTTCGGTGCACCTGCCGTGGGGAATGCGGCGTTTGTGCGTCGCTATGAGGGGCGATTTACGCTGCACCGTGTGGTGATGCGCGGCGATCCGATGAAGGATGTGCTTGCCGCGCCGCTCGGCTTCCGGCAGTTCGGGCAGCGTATCCCGTGGTCTCCTGCGCGGTCTGTGGCGAAGTTCCCCCATGCGCTGATCGTCTATGTGGATGCGGCGATTCGTCAGCTGTATGATGCGTACGGTGGCGACAATGCCTATCTCTTTCTGATGGGGCTGCCGAACCGTGCGGAGGGGCATACGCTCTATGTCACGCCGGTTGAGACGGACTTGGACGAAACGCTCGCGGAGGATGCGCCCTATATGATGGCGGTGTTGCGGGACGCGCTCCATGTGCAGAATGCTGCGATCGTGTTCGCGGCGGGCGGTGGAGGGCTCTCGGCGGATGGGATGCTCAGCGGGCTGCGCGATCATCTCGCGGCGGCACGCGCGGCGGGGGCGGAGCAGATGGTCGCCTATCGGATTGCGGGGGCGAAGATCCGCGATGCACGCGAGACGTACCGTCTGACGCTGGAGCGTGCGGTCTACGATATGGACGGGAATCTGATTGCGGCAACATCCCGCTCGGCACGGACGGGAATGCTCACGCCGATTGAGACGGTGCTGTATCTGTTCGCGCAGGACTGA
- a CDS encoding trimeric intracellular cation channel family protein, giving the protein MVVEDLWRLFDIIGTLAFAVSGALVGISRRMDIFGISVLALATAVGGGMVRDVLVGITPPMTLRDTTNFLLSVGVALATSFLYQWTALHRMRRQRLLTIFNVSDTIGLAAFTITGALTGVRVGGEDSFVLPILLAATTAVGGGMIRDVLAQRMPVVLYAEVYAAASLVGAFVFCALRFTLGVEADSWLAFVLVLLVRFAAIHWNWSLYHPRPPKRHREHHVEE; this is encoded by the coding sequence ATGGTCGTAGAAGACCTCTGGCGGCTGTTCGACATCATCGGGACGCTCGCCTTTGCCGTGTCGGGCGCACTGGTCGGCATCTCGCGCCGCATGGATATTTTCGGGATTTCGGTGCTGGCACTGGCGACGGCGGTCGGCGGAGGGATGGTGCGCGATGTACTGGTCGGCATCACGCCGCCGATGACGCTGCGCGACACAACGAATTTTTTGCTTTCGGTGGGGGTGGCTCTCGCAACGTCGTTCCTCTACCAGTGGACGGCACTGCACCGTATGCGGCGGCAGCGCCTCCTCACGATTTTCAATGTGTCGGATACGATCGGGCTTGCCGCCTTTACGATCACGGGGGCGCTGACGGGTGTGCGCGTCGGCGGGGAGGACAGTTTTGTCCTGCCGATCCTGCTCGCGGCGACGACGGCGGTCGGCGGTGGTATGATCCGCGATGTGCTCGCGCAGCGGATGCCCGTCGTGCTCTACGCCGAGGTGTATGCGGCGGCATCCCTTGTCGGTGCGTTCGTGTTCTGTGCGCTGCGTTTTACGCTCGGGGTGGAGGCGGACTCGTGGCTCGCGTTCGTGCTGGTTCTCCTTGTCCGTTTTGCAGCGATTCATTGGAATTGGAGCCTCTATCACCCGCGTCCGCCGAAGCGGCATCGTGAGCATCACGTGGAGGAATAA